One Salvia splendens isolate huo1 chromosome 22, SspV2, whole genome shotgun sequence DNA segment encodes these proteins:
- the LOC121787822 gene encoding cytochrome P450 71A9-like, whose amino-acid sequence MITVVILLLFLPPSILLLLQTRKALRDSRSPPGPLGLPFIGNLLSLDTSKPHISLWRLSRSHSPLMSLKLGSVHVVVVSSPRAAEQVMKTHDLVFCSRPKLLGQHKLSYNRSDISFAPYGHSWREMRKICVVHLLSNKQVQSFRPVREEEVLRMTQSLGCGRVVDLSAVVLGLTNALICRVAFGKEEPRTIRFDKLLIESEAMMGEFFISDYLPWFGWVDRVSGLIGRLDRIFKDMDGFFEELIQERVNQSRSKSINSNILDILIQMKEENSSSVALTWDNIKAILMDIFVAGTDTSAATIIWAMTALIKNTSTMNKLQKEIRDLVSNRRQVNEEDLPKLPYLKAVIKETLRLFPPAPLLLPRQSMSDCNINGYTIPAKTLVIVNAWAIARDPDTWENPDEFVPERFLDSPIDIIGTDFEAIPFGSGRRGCPGIAMGLVTVELALANLVHSFDWELPAGMTKEDIDTEVLPGITMHKKHPLCLVPMHRYIHQS is encoded by the exons ATGATCACTGTTGTTATCTTGCTACTATTCCTCCCTCCTTcaatcctcctcctcctccaaacAAGAAAAGCTCTACGAGATTCCCGATCGCCGCCCGGCCCCCTCGGCCTCCCGTTCATCGGCAACCTCCTCTCCCTCGACACCTCCAAGCCCCACATCTCTCTATGGCGACTCTCCCGCTCCCACAGCCCCCTCATGTCCCTCAAGCTCGGCAGCGTGCACGTGGTCGTCGTTTCGTCCCCTCGGGCCGCAGAGCAAGTCATGAAAACCCACGACCTCGTCTTCTGCAGCCGCCCGAAGCTCCTTGGCCAGCACAAGCTGTCCTACAACCGCTCCGACATCTCCTTCGCCCCCTACGGCCACTCGTGGCGGGAGATGAGGAAGATCTGCGTCGTCCATCTCCTCAGCAACAAGCAG GTCCAGTCATTCAGGCCGGTGCGCGAGGAGGAGGTTCTTCGGATGACCCAAAGCCTTGGCTGCGGTCGGGTTGTCGATCTAAGCGCGGTGGTGTTGGGTCTGACGAACGCGTTGATATGTAGGGTCGCGTTTGGGAAGGAGGAACCGAGGACGATAAGGTTTGATAAGCTTTTGATTGAATCCGAGGCTATGATGGGTGAATTTTTTATTTCGGATTATTTGCCTTGGTTTGGTTGGGTGGATAGAGTGTCCGGGTTGATTGGGAGACTTGATCGGATTTTTAAAGACATGGATGGATTTTTTGAGGAACTGATTCAAGAGCGTGTGAATCAGAGTAGGTCTAAGTCGATAAACTCGAATATTCTTGATATTTTGATCCAGATGAAAGAGGAAAATTCTAGCTCGGTGGCTCTGACATGGGATAATATCAAGGCAATACTCATG GATATATTTGTGGCTGGAACAGACACAAGTGCAGCAACAATAATATGGGCCATGACAGCCTTGATCAAGAACACATCAACAATGAACAAACTACAAAAAGAAATTAGAGATTTAGTCAGCAACAGAAGACAAGTAAACGAGGAAGATCTCCCAAAACTACCTTATCTCAAGGCAGTAATAAAGGAGACATTGAGATTGTTCCCACCAGCACCACTCCTACTCCCTAGACAATCCATGTCTGATTGCAACATAAACGGGTATACCATCCCGGCCAAGACACTGGTCATCGTAAACGCATGGGCGATCGCAAGAGATCCCGACACGTGGGAGAATCCCGATGAGTTTGTGCCCGAGAGGTTCTTGGATTCTCCAATTGACATCATTGGAACAGATTTTGAGGCGATCCCCTTCGGCTCGGGCAGGAGGGGGTGCCCCGGGATAGCGATGGGGCTTGTAACGGTGGAGCTCGCGCTTGCGAACCTTGTTCACTCGTTCGACTGGGAACTGCCGGCCGGAATGACAAAAGAGGATATTGATACGGAGGTTTTGCCTGGTATTACTATGCATAAGAAACATCCACTTTGCTTGGTGCCTATGCATAGATACATACATCAATCATAA
- the LOC121787823 gene encoding uncharacterized protein LOC121787823 — MKKLKKRVMKPIKRLKKIFNRWKSKRVYYSSESSISATSLLGINVGPERRNMNIPYGYLALPVFQALIELANGMFGHTNPQAYTLPCESILVSNILTLLNRDEERFRDYSLDDFIDHCFESPNWPHV; from the coding sequence atgaagaaattaaagaagAGGGTGATGAAGCCAATCAAACGCCTCAAGAAAATCTTCAACCGCTGGAAATCGAAGCGCGTTTACTACTCCTCCGAGAGTAGCATATCGGCCACTTCCTTGCTCGGGATCAACGTGGGGCCCGAGCGTCGCAACATGAACATCCCGTACGGGTACCTCGCCCTCCCGGTGTTCCAGGCGCTCATCGAGCTAGCCAACGGGATGTTCGGCCACACGAACCCTCAGGCCTATACGCTCCCTTGCGAATCCATCCTCGTCTCCAACATCCTCACCCTCCTCAACCGGGACGAGGAAAGGTTTCGCGACTACAGCCTCGATGATTTCATCGACCACTGCTTCGAGTCGCCAAATTGGCCACACGTTTAG
- the LOC121787954 gene encoding phospholipase A2-alpha-like produces MAYSPQPSAQSLIFLIASLLISSLYTVQVHSLNIGLQANPGLSLFKECSKTCESMFCDAAPFLRYGKYCGLLYTGCPGEKPCDRLDTCCMHHDQCISKMGNDYLSQQCNKEFLKCVDSFKKSRAPSFKGNTCDVDDVVKSINNAMKAAIVAGRVFGKP; encoded by the exons ATGGCTTATTCACCACAGCCATCAGCTCAATCACTAATTTTCTTGATTGCTTCTCTTCTCATCTCATCTCTCTACACTGTTCAAGTTCATTCTCTCAACATCGGCCTTCAAGCAAATCCCGGTCTCAGCTTG TTCAAAGAGTGCAGCAAAACATGTGAATCAATGTTTTGTGAcg CTGCTCCATTTTTACGATATGGGAAATATTGTGGGCTTTTATACACTGGATGCCCAGGAGAGAAGCCATGTGATCGATTGGACACTTGTTGTATGCATCATGATCAATGCATTTCAAAGATGGGAA ACGATTACTTGAGCCAACAATGCAACAAAGAATTCCTGAAATGTGTGGATTCATTCAAGAAATCGAGAGCACCTTCATTCAAAGGCAACACTtgtgatgttgatgatgttgtCAAATCCATTAACAATGCCATGAAAGCTGCTATCGTTGCCGGAAGAGTTTTTGGTAAACCTTaa